Proteins from a genomic interval of Sphingobacterium sp. SYP-B4668:
- a CDS encoding Na+/H+ antiporter, translated as MIEHFVFYLALVLVIIIAIMLANKLRVAYPILLVIAGLLISFIPGIPAIKIEPELIFIIFLPPLLYEAAFAVSWKEMWKLRRIITSFAFIVVFLTAISVALIANAYIPGFSLALGFVLGGIVSPPDAVSAGAILKFVKVPKNVSTLLEGESLFNDASSLIILRFAMVAVGTGQFLWQDATLIFSWMLIGGVGIGLLIAFVFLKIHKVFPTDVNMDTILSLVAPYIMYIAAEEVHASGVLAVVSGGLFLSVRRYEFLKTSESRLRGANVWESFAFLINGIVFLLIGLDLPEIMEGLNHEGIAFSEAIGYGLLITVVLVIVRFIAAYGAVIVTLVMRNFIKVADPNPGLKAPLLFGWTGMRGVVSLAAALSIPVTMDNGELFPHRDLILFITFVVILTTLIVQGLTLPALIGRLQLSEGKSDYLSEEAAEALLWKGMRHAAFTYLNEQHKDKKVENEYFRKLMDRWEEEDKDDAVHKLSSEAKEIYLETLERQRIWLREENRINPKLDEEIVRGYLLKLDLEEERLRIG; from the coding sequence ATGATTGAACACTTTGTTTTTTACTTGGCATTGGTCTTGGTTATTATCATAGCCATCATGTTAGCCAACAAATTGAGGGTTGCTTACCCTATTTTATTGGTAATTGCTGGTTTGCTAATCAGTTTTATTCCGGGCATTCCCGCTATAAAAATAGAGCCGGAGCTCATTTTTATTATTTTTTTACCTCCACTGCTTTACGAAGCTGCTTTTGCTGTTTCATGGAAGGAGATGTGGAAATTAAGACGTATCATCACCAGTTTTGCCTTCATCGTGGTATTCCTGACGGCGATATCGGTGGCATTAATTGCCAACGCCTATATTCCAGGATTTTCACTTGCTCTCGGTTTTGTGTTGGGAGGTATTGTATCCCCTCCTGATGCTGTTAGTGCAGGGGCTATCTTAAAATTTGTAAAAGTGCCCAAAAACGTTTCGACGCTTTTAGAAGGTGAGAGTCTCTTTAATGATGCATCTTCTCTTATCATCCTTCGTTTTGCAATGGTAGCGGTTGGTACTGGCCAATTTCTATGGCAAGATGCGACCCTTATTTTTAGCTGGATGCTGATTGGCGGTGTGGGGATAGGACTGCTAATCGCATTTGTTTTTTTGAAAATCCATAAAGTATTTCCGACCGACGTCAATATGGATACTATACTTAGTCTTGTTGCCCCCTATATCATGTATATAGCTGCTGAAGAAGTACATGCCTCTGGAGTATTGGCTGTGGTCAGCGGTGGTCTGTTCCTTTCGGTTAGACGATATGAATTTTTGAAAACCTCCGAATCTCGCTTACGTGGCGCCAATGTATGGGAGAGCTTTGCCTTCTTGATTAATGGTATCGTATTCCTTTTGATTGGTTTGGATCTTCCAGAAATCATGGAGGGGCTCAATCATGAAGGCATAGCCTTCTCTGAAGCGATAGGGTATGGACTATTGATTACTGTCGTACTCGTCATCGTGAGGTTTATTGCGGCATATGGAGCGGTGATAGTGACGCTGGTGATGCGCAACTTTATCAAGGTGGCAGATCCCAATCCGGGGCTAAAAGCCCCCTTGTTATTTGGATGGACGGGGATGCGCGGAGTCGTCTCTTTAGCGGCTGCATTATCCATTCCAGTCACCATGGACAATGGCGAATTGTTTCCACATCGCGATTTGATCCTGTTCATCACCTTTGTTGTAATTTTGACCACATTGATCGTGCAGGGATTGACCTTACCTGCATTGATTGGAAGACTCCAGCTTTCTGAAGGAAAGAGCGATTATCTTTCTGAGGAAGCGGCAGAGGCATTATTATGGAAGGGCATGCGCCATGCGGCCTTTACTTACCTGAACGAACAGCATAAAGACAAAAAGGTCGAAAATGAATATTTCAGAAAGTTAATGGATCGTTGGGAAGAAGAGGATAAGGATGACGCCGTTCACAAATTATCTTCAGAAGCCAAGGAAATATATTTGGAGACCTTAGAGCGACAGCGTATATGGCTCCGGGAAGAAAATAGAATTAATCCGAAACTAGACGAGGAGATTGTGAGAGGATATTTGTTGAAACTAGATTTGGAAGAGGAGCGATTGCGCATAGGATAA
- a CDS encoding aspartyl/asparaginyl beta-hydroxylase domain-containing protein: protein MTSYIKFDTKYDSAKLIAELDYCADARWRPHFNTQDYQGEWDCIALRSGSGDSSDIGAICNGEAYADTDLLKQLSYLPEVIDSIPGVKESVRLMALYPNSEIKPHRDLDCSYRDGIYRIHIPICTHPDVEFYLDGERIVMQPGECWYLDFSKTHQIVNRSHQIRVHLVIDGIRDADTDRYFFDNGYQESPRPEYDDQTKLAMIANLEMMDTDTARQLIASLKSELQNG from the coding sequence ATGACGAGCTATATAAAGTTTGATACCAAATATGATTCAGCTAAGTTAATCGCCGAATTGGATTACTGTGCGGATGCACGGTGGAGACCTCATTTTAATACCCAGGATTATCAGGGAGAATGGGACTGTATTGCGCTACGATCAGGAAGCGGTGACAGCTCGGATATCGGGGCGATTTGCAATGGAGAAGCATATGCGGATACGGATTTACTCAAACAACTTTCTTATCTACCTGAGGTTATTGATAGTATCCCAGGCGTGAAGGAGTCTGTCCGGTTAATGGCCCTATACCCCAATAGTGAAATAAAGCCACATAGAGATTTGGATTGTTCTTATCGCGACGGGATTTATCGTATCCATATTCCGATATGTACCCACCCCGATGTAGAATTCTATCTAGATGGGGAGCGTATAGTGATGCAACCGGGGGAATGTTGGTACTTGGATTTTTCAAAAACACACCAAATTGTAAATCGTAGCCATCAAATCAGGGTCCATTTGGTTATAGACGGTATACGTGATGCGGATACAGATCGGTATTTTTTTGATAACGGCTATCAAGAGTCTCCTAGACCAGAATATGACGATCAAACCAAATTGGCGATGATTGCTAATTTGGAGATGATGGATACCGATACAGCTCGCCAACTTATAGCGAGTTTAAAGAGCGAATTGCAAAATGGTTAA
- a CDS encoding ABC transporter substrate-binding protein, protein MSRPLKIGFLTPFSSVYPFYGQHMMAGFFTAFAQFGLTANDVVFVPIYIGQGQHKVMQEAVQKLLFFEGVDLITGMVNIKALTEISTLFDTYNKPGLFIDFGELIHPPIGYGKNVGCLSMNYWQSEYALGKWAVAEFGPDGQIIMPIYEAGFNLHQAFLDGAGAAGSTALNSMVLPENYVNKNGVNLQPFFDAIDRDTPNFVHAIFSGTLGTEFLKQWRESKFYDTIPLLTVENMAYKDMLNDIQHLRVKFYAASNWQDTDQSISNQSFVQQFVQANHQPASVFSMLGFELGQVVVQMRSELIKGDGSSAIAKFRQSGITGPRGPITIHGWNASTYPIVDINQIVTTNHHINYTVLSQGSALGYDTTQVFEESVSGYLNPYWSV, encoded by the coding sequence ATGAGTAGACCCTTGAAAATTGGTTTTTTAACACCCTTCTCCTCGGTGTACCCCTTCTATGGACAACATATGATGGCTGGCTTTTTTACAGCCTTTGCACAATTTGGGCTTACGGCGAATGATGTGGTGTTTGTACCGATATATATTGGACAAGGACAGCACAAGGTGATGCAAGAAGCAGTTCAAAAGCTATTGTTCTTTGAAGGCGTAGATTTAATAACGGGAATGGTGAATATAAAGGCCTTGACCGAAATATCCACCTTGTTCGATACCTATAATAAGCCGGGGCTTTTTATAGATTTTGGAGAGCTGATCCATCCTCCAATTGGTTATGGTAAAAACGTAGGCTGTCTTTCCATGAATTATTGGCAAAGCGAGTACGCGCTCGGAAAATGGGCCGTAGCGGAGTTTGGACCTGACGGACAAATTATCATGCCCATCTACGAAGCTGGTTTTAACCTCCACCAAGCGTTCCTGGATGGGGCAGGGGCTGCTGGTTCGACCGCATTGAATAGCATGGTCCTACCTGAAAATTATGTGAATAAAAATGGTGTTAATTTGCAACCTTTTTTTGATGCTATCGATCGGGATACCCCCAACTTTGTGCATGCTATTTTTTCGGGTACATTAGGAACCGAATTTTTGAAGCAATGGAGAGAAAGTAAATTTTATGATACGATACCCTTGCTGACCGTAGAGAATATGGCCTATAAGGATATGTTGAATGATATTCAACATTTGCGTGTGAAGTTTTATGCGGCTTCTAACTGGCAAGATACCGATCAATCTATATCAAATCAATCTTTTGTACAGCAATTTGTACAAGCCAATCATCAGCCTGCATCTGTTTTCAGCATGTTGGGATTTGAATTGGGCCAAGTGGTGGTCCAAATGCGAAGCGAATTGATAAAAGGAGATGGTAGTTCGGCTATTGCTAAATTTCGACAGTCAGGAATAACGGGACCAAGAGGGCCAATTACAATACACGGTTGGAATGCCTCTACTTACCCAATTGTCGACATCAATCAAATCGTGACGACCAACCACCATATAAATTATACCGTATTATCTCAGGGCAGTGCTTTGGGATATGATACAACACAAGTCTTTGAAGAGTCAGTAAGTGGTTACCTAAACCCATACTGGTCTGTATAG
- the cysC gene encoding adenylyl-sulfate kinase has protein sequence MPLKKGIIIQLTGLSGSGKSTLSKGVKSQLEGQGYRVAVVDGDECRKTLCSDLGFSKTDRVENIRRLGVLAETLITTHDVVLIAAINPYEEAREGLRVRYDAKVVYLECILEVLMVRDPKGLYYRAMLGEDHPDHISSFTGISDPFEYPQDADIVLDTAKQTVQKNTVTLAEWIVEQIEKRLHTACFHTFLSQIIAHIKAAPNEKNRSDSFSYDEQVFRFVFGLTLFDLIEYVYREFTDLNAFEKWVKKYDDEETFRAKIYEFYKLTHLVDGNQDYRTQILTDEQLEDWERDGYLQLSGLVSDEDCDAVVNTICRRLKIDLTNADTWWPTDSNKLQGIIIPSLHTHETKTVALNPKIRQVFEDLYQSRSIIPSVTPLGYNPPERVNYSFRGSPLHWDVDFLKGVSYYIQGLVYLSNVEEHGGAFSLIPGYQHRLASALQEYGTAEHVLELLRQQKVDVRLSGKKGDLIVWLEAIPHAATANRSDKPRFVQYVAYQKRESDGGTRLTSSLGVERN, from the coding sequence ATGCCGCTAAAGAAGGGAATAATAATACAACTGACGGGTCTATCCGGATCAGGGAAGTCAACTTTGTCCAAAGGAGTTAAGTCCCAGCTGGAAGGTCAAGGCTATAGAGTTGCTGTCGTCGATGGGGATGAATGCCGCAAGACGTTATGTAGCGACTTGGGGTTTTCCAAAACGGATAGAGTTGAGAATATCAGGCGGTTAGGCGTACTCGCAGAGACCTTGATTACAACCCATGATGTAGTCCTAATAGCTGCTATCAATCCATATGAAGAGGCTCGTGAGGGGTTGAGGGTGCGCTACGATGCGAAGGTCGTGTACTTGGAGTGTATTTTAGAAGTCTTGATGGTGCGAGATCCAAAAGGCTTATATTATAGAGCAATGCTGGGTGAAGATCATCCAGATCATATTTCCAGCTTTACTGGAATCTCCGATCCATTTGAATATCCGCAAGATGCTGATATCGTATTGGATACGGCTAAACAAACTGTTCAAAAGAACACTGTTACATTAGCTGAATGGATTGTTGAACAAATTGAAAAAAGGCTACATACAGCGTGTTTTCATACATTTTTGAGCCAAATTATCGCCCATATAAAAGCAGCTCCAAACGAAAAGAACCGAAGTGATTCCTTTTCGTACGATGAACAAGTATTTCGATTTGTTTTTGGCCTAACACTTTTTGATTTGATAGAATATGTCTATCGAGAGTTTACAGACTTGAATGCGTTTGAAAAGTGGGTGAAAAAGTATGATGACGAGGAGACTTTTCGCGCCAAAATATACGAATTTTATAAACTGACACACCTGGTAGACGGTAATCAAGACTATCGAACTCAAATATTGACGGATGAACAACTGGAAGATTGGGAGCGGGACGGGTATCTTCAACTTTCTGGCCTTGTTTCGGATGAAGACTGTGACGCGGTCGTGAATACCATCTGTAGACGCCTAAAGATTGACTTAACGAATGCGGACACCTGGTGGCCAACTGATAGCAACAAGCTACAAGGGATTATTATACCTTCTTTACACACACATGAGACGAAGACTGTCGCATTAAATCCGAAAATACGCCAAGTGTTCGAGGATTTATACCAAAGCAGGTCTATTATACCGAGCGTCACACCTTTGGGGTACAATCCCCCTGAGCGAGTAAATTATTCCTTTAGAGGCAGTCCCTTGCATTGGGATGTTGATTTCCTTAAAGGGGTGAGTTATTATATACAGGGATTAGTGTATTTGAGTAATGTGGAGGAGCACGGAGGGGCTTTTAGTTTAATACCCGGATATCAACATCGGTTGGCATCTGCGCTTCAGGAATACGGAACAGCGGAACATGTATTGGAATTACTTCGTCAACAAAAAGTAGATGTACGACTAAGTGGAAAAAAGGGAGACCTGATCGTATGGCTAGAAGCTATACCACATGCCGCAACGGCCAATAGGTCTGATAAACCTCGATTTGTACAGTATGTAGCTTATCAGAAAAGGGAATCTGATGGCGGTACAAGGTTGACTAGTTCTCTTGGTGTGGAGAGGAATTGA
- a CDS encoding phage tail protein, with amino-acid sequence MEPFLGMICTFGFNFAPRGWAICGGQLIAIQQNSALFALIGTYYGGNGQNTFGLPDLRGRVMIGAGQSPGLSNYNIGEVGGAENFTLTINQLPAHSHFIPATTSAGNTSNPTNARLAASPKVGSGPNASTLNTYSNDTAAANATMPTQIIGNNLPTPLIQPYLAVNHCIAIEGIFPSRN; translated from the coding sequence ATGGAACCTTTTTTAGGAATGATTTGCACATTTGGATTTAATTTTGCTCCAAGAGGCTGGGCCATCTGTGGAGGGCAATTGATCGCTATTCAGCAAAATTCGGCACTTTTTGCTCTTATTGGAACTTACTATGGAGGGAATGGACAAAATACGTTTGGACTGCCTGACTTGCGTGGAAGAGTGATGATTGGAGCGGGACAAAGTCCTGGGTTATCCAACTACAATATAGGAGAGGTTGGTGGAGCGGAAAATTTTACATTGACGATTAATCAGTTGCCAGCACACAGCCATTTCATCCCGGCTACGACGTCTGCTGGAAACACTTCGAATCCTACAAATGCACGGTTGGCCGCAAGCCCTAAGGTAGGCTCGGGGCCCAATGCAAGTACTTTAAATACATATTCTAATGATACTGCGGCGGCTAATGCTACTATGCCCACCCAGATTATCGGTAATAATTTGCCTACTCCCCTTATACAGCCCTATTTGGCGGTAAATCATTGTATAGCTATAGAAGGTATTTTCCCTTCCCGTAATTAG